The DNA window ACGATCTGCACGCCACGCTGTTGCACCTGCTGGGTTTCGACCACAAGCGGCTTACTTATCGTTATGCGGGGCGCGACTTCCGTTTGACCGATGTTCACGGCGAAGTCGTAACGTCCCTGATCGCTTGAAGACGCGATGGTCCGACGTGTATCACGAGCAAACTATTGCGGACGCAAATGGTGCCGCGTTCGTGATACATTCTAGTTGCCTATGAACGCAGATCGATCAGAGCCGCTCGTTGTTGCCGACGTCGTATGCACAGCATGCGGTTGCGTGTGCGACGATATTGACCTGACGATACAAGGCAATCAAATCATCGCCGCCGAGCGTGCCTGCCCGATCGGGCAATCG is part of the Pirellulales bacterium genome and encodes:
- a CDS encoding DUF1501 domain-containing protein, with translation DLHATLLHLLGFDHKRLTYRYAGRDFRLTDVHGEVVTSLIA